In [Chlorobium] sp. 445, the following proteins share a genomic window:
- a CDS encoding succinate--CoA ligase subunit alpha has product MSVLVSKDTRLVVQGITGSEGTFHASQMLEYGKQFGVDYLVAGVTPGKGGMYYAGNEKDRFIREVPVYNTVREAVAAQKVNTSIIYVPAPFAADAIMEAAEAGIEVIVCITEGIPTADMMKAYWFVKEKGAILIGPNCPGVITPEEAKVGIMPGFIFKKGSIGVISRSGTLTYESVSQLTKVGLGQSTCIGIGGDPIIGTRFIDAVKMFAKDKATEALVIIGEIGGNAEEEAAAYIKKSYKKPVVGFIAGRTAPPGRRMGHAGAIVSGGKGTAEEKLMAMKKAGIHIVENPADIGAAMLHALGKA; this is encoded by the coding sequence ATGAGTGTTTTAGTCAGCAAAGACACGCGTCTGGTGGTGCAGGGCATCACAGGTTCAGAAGGTACGTTTCACGCCTCACAAATGCTGGAATATGGCAAACAGTTTGGTGTTGATTACCTCGTAGCGGGCGTTACACCGGGCAAAGGTGGCATGTATTACGCTGGCAATGAAAAAGACAGGTTCATTCGTGAAGTCCCTGTCTACAACACCGTGCGAGAAGCAGTTGCAGCGCAAAAGGTGAACACCTCCATCATTTATGTGCCAGCTCCCTTTGCTGCTGATGCGATTATGGAAGCTGCAGAAGCGGGCATTGAAGTCATCGTCTGCATTACCGAAGGCATACCTACCGCTGATATGATGAAAGCCTATTGGTTTGTCAAAGAAAAAGGTGCCATTCTCATTGGTCCAAATTGTCCCGGTGTCATCACGCCAGAAGAAGCCAAGGTCGGCATTATGCCGGGCTTCATTTTCAAGAAAGGCAGCATTGGGGTGATTTCGCGCAGTGGCACGCTCACTTATGAATCGGTCTCTCAACTTACCAAAGTAGGGTTAGGGCAATCTACCTGTATCGGAATCGGTGGCGACCCAATTATCGGCACACGCTTTATTGATGCAGTAAAAATGTTTGCTAAAGACAAAGCCACTGAAGCACTTGTCATCATTGGCGAAATCGGTGGCAATGCCGAAGAAGAAGCTGCAGCCTATATCAAAAAAAGTTACAAGAAGCCTGTGGTCGGCTTCATTGCTGGACGCACCGCACCACCGGGCAGACGCATGGGACATGCTGGTGCGATTGTCTCGGGCGGTAAGGGCACCGCTGAGGAAAAGCTGATGGCAATGAAAAAAGCTGGTATCCACATTGTGGAAAACCCTGCTGATATTGGTGCAGCCATGCTTCACGCTTTGGGCAAAGCATAA